In a single window of the Eleginops maclovinus isolate JMC-PN-2008 ecotype Puerto Natales chromosome 6, JC_Emac_rtc_rv5, whole genome shotgun sequence genome:
- the LOC134865440 gene encoding nucleolin-like isoform X1 — protein sequence MATRRSTRKSQVTSEVMEEEDNVQTVVAEGQTEIVSSSNQLVVTEEDAPKENQDEQDPQKDDVIEVKGSTSTVDVSTEKRTSVSDQMMDSEEKSEIVPSAEAVVSTEAAPSESTDVRQGSEESQMDIVAGSTAAVTVAWEKKSEEGESNGALKETNGAEEIVAKTPVKGKRKASSAVEESPPKKTKLINDGYCLFVGNLNKSKTFDEVKDSLANYFMTQSLLVQDIRLDRSRKHAFVDLASEMDLTKGLTLNGVLMNDLPLKVARAKVKSEVKVKVKPSAEEKKAEKNSRCLWVKNVPYEATKKEILKLFKLATCIRFPDGTETPTKGIAYVEFANKTTAEKVWKQKQAVKMRGRVLIVEKVGEKNGKVAKTDENKNSNKAAAPPNKTLFVSNLPFNVPEKNLKNVFEKAISINLPKSQGKPKRYAFVEFATAEDAHKALQSSQKVTISEREIKVQFCNKGEGAAKAKDSLKSLIVMGLAGKTTEETLKSAFEGASSARVAMDKETGVSKKFGFVEFESEESCKACKEAMEDCEIDGSKVTVTYAKVQARKGPKLPSKTPQAPVEKPAGEGAGKRKPKKGKKKGKKQGAAAPQEAVKEVENKG from the exons ATG GCTACAAGACGTAGTACAAGAAAGAGCCAAGTCACAAGTGAAGTTATGGAAGAGGAGGACAATGTTCAAACTg TTGTTGCAGAAGGACAGACTGAGATCGTCTCTTCAAGCAACCAACTAGTCGTAACAGAGGAGGATGCTCCCAAGGAAAACCAAGATGAACAAG ATCCCCAGAAGGACGATGTCATTGAAGTAAAAgggagtacttctactgtggATGTATCCACAGAAAAGAGAACCAGCGTCAGTGATCAGATGATGGACAGCG AAGAAAAAAGTGAGATCGTCCCTTCTGCTGAAGCAGTCGTCTCCACAGAGGCTGCCCCCAGTGAGAGTACAGATGTGAGGCAGGGATCTGAAG AATCTCAGATGGACATTGTTGCTGGAAGCACAGCCGCAGTTACTGTAGCCTGGGAGAAGAAgagtgaggagggagagagcaaCGGAGCTTTAAAGGAAACCAACGGAGCAGAAGAGATTGTTGCAAAGACTCCAG TAAAAGGGAAGCGGAAGGCCAGCTCTGCAGTGGAGGAGTCCCCACCAAAGAAAACTAAGCTCATCAATGATG gttattgtctttttgttggCAACCTGAACAAGTCCAAGACATTTGATGAGGTCAAGGACTCGTTAGCTAATTACTTCATGACACAAAGTCTCCTGGTTCAAGACATCAGATTAGACCGGTCCAG AAAACACGCATTTGTAGATCTGGCCTCAGAGATGGACTTGACCAAAGGCTTGACGCTAAATGGAGTATTGATGAATGATCTGCCCCTGAAGGTTGCAAGAGCAAAAGTCAAAAGTGAGGTTAAGGTGAAGGTGAAACCTTCcgcagaggagaaaaaag CGGAGAAAAATAGCAGATGTTTGTGGGTGAAGAATGTCCCGTAcgaagcaacaaaaaaagaaattctgAAATTGTTCAAACTGGCAACCTGCATTCGGTTTCCCGATGGAACAGAGACCCCAACAAAAGG CATTGCCTACGTGGAGTTTGCAAACAAAACTACTGCAGAGAAAGTGTGGAAGCAAAAACAAGCAGTCAAGATGCGTGGTCGGGTTTTGATTGTGGAAAAAGTCGGAGAAAAGAATGGGAAAGTCGCCAAAAcggatgaaaacaaaaacagcaataaag ctgcagctcctccaaaTAAAACCTTATTTGTGAGCAATCTGCCTTTCAATGTGCCAGAAAAAAACCTCAAGAATGTCTTTGAGAAAGCCATTAGTATCAATCTGCCTAAAAGCCAAGGCAAACCAAAAAG ATATGCGTTTGTCGAGTTTGCAACTGCGGAAGACGCACATAAGGCCCTGCAGTCATCCCAGAAAGTGACAATTTCAGAAAGGGAGATCAAAGTACAATTCTGCAACAAGGGAGAAGGGGCTGCGAAGGCAAAGG ACTCCTTAAAATCTTTGATCGTAATGGGTCTCGCCGGGAAGACGACTGAGGAGACTCTTAAAAGTGCTTTTGAAGGAGCTTCAAGTGCAAGAGTAGCAATGGATAAAGAGACAGGAGTTTCAAAAAA gTTTGGTTTTGTGGAGTTTGAGAGTGAAGAGAGCTGCAAAGCTTGTAAAGAAGCCATGGAGGACTGTGAGATCGATGGCAGCAAGGTGACGGTGACTTATGCAAAGGTCCAGGCTAGGAAAGGTCCAAAACTCCCCTCCAAGACTCCTCAGGCCCCTGTTGAGAAGCCTGCAGGTGAGGGGGCAGGCAAACgcaaaccaaaaaaaggaaaaaagaaag gTAAAAAACAGGGAGCTGCCGCGCCACAGGAAGCTGTTaaagaagtggaaaataaaggCTAA
- the LOC134865440 gene encoding nucleolin-like isoform X2, whose translation MATRRSTRKSQVTSEVMEEEDNVQTVVAEGQTEIVSSSNQLVVTEEDAPKENQDEQDPQKDDVIEVKGSTSTVDVSTEKRTSVSDQMMDSEKSEIVPSAEAVVSTEAAPSESTDVRQGSEESQMDIVAGSTAAVTVAWEKKSEEGESNGALKETNGAEEIVAKTPVKGKRKASSAVEESPPKKTKLINDGYCLFVGNLNKSKTFDEVKDSLANYFMTQSLLVQDIRLDRSRKHAFVDLASEMDLTKGLTLNGVLMNDLPLKVARAKVKSEVKVKVKPSAEEKKAEKNSRCLWVKNVPYEATKKEILKLFKLATCIRFPDGTETPTKGIAYVEFANKTTAEKVWKQKQAVKMRGRVLIVEKVGEKNGKVAKTDENKNSNKAAAPPNKTLFVSNLPFNVPEKNLKNVFEKAISINLPKSQGKPKRYAFVEFATAEDAHKALQSSQKVTISEREIKVQFCNKGEGAAKAKDSLKSLIVMGLAGKTTEETLKSAFEGASSARVAMDKETGVSKKFGFVEFESEESCKACKEAMEDCEIDGSKVTVTYAKVQARKGPKLPSKTPQAPVEKPAGEGAGKRKPKKGKKKGKKQGAAAPQEAVKEVENKG comes from the exons ATG GCTACAAGACGTAGTACAAGAAAGAGCCAAGTCACAAGTGAAGTTATGGAAGAGGAGGACAATGTTCAAACTg TTGTTGCAGAAGGACAGACTGAGATCGTCTCTTCAAGCAACCAACTAGTCGTAACAGAGGAGGATGCTCCCAAGGAAAACCAAGATGAACAAG ATCCCCAGAAGGACGATGTCATTGAAGTAAAAgggagtacttctactgtggATGTATCCACAGAAAAGAGAACCAGCGTCAGTGATCAGATGATGGACAGCG AAAAAAGTGAGATCGTCCCTTCTGCTGAAGCAGTCGTCTCCACAGAGGCTGCCCCCAGTGAGAGTACAGATGTGAGGCAGGGATCTGAAG AATCTCAGATGGACATTGTTGCTGGAAGCACAGCCGCAGTTACTGTAGCCTGGGAGAAGAAgagtgaggagggagagagcaaCGGAGCTTTAAAGGAAACCAACGGAGCAGAAGAGATTGTTGCAAAGACTCCAG TAAAAGGGAAGCGGAAGGCCAGCTCTGCAGTGGAGGAGTCCCCACCAAAGAAAACTAAGCTCATCAATGATG gttattgtctttttgttggCAACCTGAACAAGTCCAAGACATTTGATGAGGTCAAGGACTCGTTAGCTAATTACTTCATGACACAAAGTCTCCTGGTTCAAGACATCAGATTAGACCGGTCCAG AAAACACGCATTTGTAGATCTGGCCTCAGAGATGGACTTGACCAAAGGCTTGACGCTAAATGGAGTATTGATGAATGATCTGCCCCTGAAGGTTGCAAGAGCAAAAGTCAAAAGTGAGGTTAAGGTGAAGGTGAAACCTTCcgcagaggagaaaaaag CGGAGAAAAATAGCAGATGTTTGTGGGTGAAGAATGTCCCGTAcgaagcaacaaaaaaagaaattctgAAATTGTTCAAACTGGCAACCTGCATTCGGTTTCCCGATGGAACAGAGACCCCAACAAAAGG CATTGCCTACGTGGAGTTTGCAAACAAAACTACTGCAGAGAAAGTGTGGAAGCAAAAACAAGCAGTCAAGATGCGTGGTCGGGTTTTGATTGTGGAAAAAGTCGGAGAAAAGAATGGGAAAGTCGCCAAAAcggatgaaaacaaaaacagcaataaag ctgcagctcctccaaaTAAAACCTTATTTGTGAGCAATCTGCCTTTCAATGTGCCAGAAAAAAACCTCAAGAATGTCTTTGAGAAAGCCATTAGTATCAATCTGCCTAAAAGCCAAGGCAAACCAAAAAG ATATGCGTTTGTCGAGTTTGCAACTGCGGAAGACGCACATAAGGCCCTGCAGTCATCCCAGAAAGTGACAATTTCAGAAAGGGAGATCAAAGTACAATTCTGCAACAAGGGAGAAGGGGCTGCGAAGGCAAAGG ACTCCTTAAAATCTTTGATCGTAATGGGTCTCGCCGGGAAGACGACTGAGGAGACTCTTAAAAGTGCTTTTGAAGGAGCTTCAAGTGCAAGAGTAGCAATGGATAAAGAGACAGGAGTTTCAAAAAA gTTTGGTTTTGTGGAGTTTGAGAGTGAAGAGAGCTGCAAAGCTTGTAAAGAAGCCATGGAGGACTGTGAGATCGATGGCAGCAAGGTGACGGTGACTTATGCAAAGGTCCAGGCTAGGAAAGGTCCAAAACTCCCCTCCAAGACTCCTCAGGCCCCTGTTGAGAAGCCTGCAGGTGAGGGGGCAGGCAAACgcaaaccaaaaaaaggaaaaaagaaag gTAAAAAACAGGGAGCTGCCGCGCCACAGGAAGCTGTTaaagaagtggaaaataaaggCTAA
- the LOC134865440 gene encoding nucleolin-like isoform X3 yields the protein MEEEDNVQTVVAEGQTEIVSSSNQLVVTEEDAPKENQDEQDPQKDDVIEVKGSTSTVDVSTEKRTSVSDQMMDSEEKSEIVPSAEAVVSTEAAPSESTDVRQGSEESQMDIVAGSTAAVTVAWEKKSEEGESNGALKETNGAEEIVAKTPVKGKRKASSAVEESPPKKTKLINDGYCLFVGNLNKSKTFDEVKDSLANYFMTQSLLVQDIRLDRSRKHAFVDLASEMDLTKGLTLNGVLMNDLPLKVARAKVKSEVKVKVKPSAEEKKAEKNSRCLWVKNVPYEATKKEILKLFKLATCIRFPDGTETPTKGIAYVEFANKTTAEKVWKQKQAVKMRGRVLIVEKVGEKNGKVAKTDENKNSNKAAAPPNKTLFVSNLPFNVPEKNLKNVFEKAISINLPKSQGKPKRYAFVEFATAEDAHKALQSSQKVTISEREIKVQFCNKGEGAAKAKDSLKSLIVMGLAGKTTEETLKSAFEGASSARVAMDKETGVSKKFGFVEFESEESCKACKEAMEDCEIDGSKVTVTYAKVQARKGPKLPSKTPQAPVEKPAGEGAGKRKPKKGKKKGKKQGAAAPQEAVKEVENKG from the exons ATGGAAGAGGAGGACAATGTTCAAACTg TTGTTGCAGAAGGACAGACTGAGATCGTCTCTTCAAGCAACCAACTAGTCGTAACAGAGGAGGATGCTCCCAAGGAAAACCAAGATGAACAAG ATCCCCAGAAGGACGATGTCATTGAAGTAAAAgggagtacttctactgtggATGTATCCACAGAAAAGAGAACCAGCGTCAGTGATCAGATGATGGACAGCG AAGAAAAAAGTGAGATCGTCCCTTCTGCTGAAGCAGTCGTCTCCACAGAGGCTGCCCCCAGTGAGAGTACAGATGTGAGGCAGGGATCTGAAG AATCTCAGATGGACATTGTTGCTGGAAGCACAGCCGCAGTTACTGTAGCCTGGGAGAAGAAgagtgaggagggagagagcaaCGGAGCTTTAAAGGAAACCAACGGAGCAGAAGAGATTGTTGCAAAGACTCCAG TAAAAGGGAAGCGGAAGGCCAGCTCTGCAGTGGAGGAGTCCCCACCAAAGAAAACTAAGCTCATCAATGATG gttattgtctttttgttggCAACCTGAACAAGTCCAAGACATTTGATGAGGTCAAGGACTCGTTAGCTAATTACTTCATGACACAAAGTCTCCTGGTTCAAGACATCAGATTAGACCGGTCCAG AAAACACGCATTTGTAGATCTGGCCTCAGAGATGGACTTGACCAAAGGCTTGACGCTAAATGGAGTATTGATGAATGATCTGCCCCTGAAGGTTGCAAGAGCAAAAGTCAAAAGTGAGGTTAAGGTGAAGGTGAAACCTTCcgcagaggagaaaaaag CGGAGAAAAATAGCAGATGTTTGTGGGTGAAGAATGTCCCGTAcgaagcaacaaaaaaagaaattctgAAATTGTTCAAACTGGCAACCTGCATTCGGTTTCCCGATGGAACAGAGACCCCAACAAAAGG CATTGCCTACGTGGAGTTTGCAAACAAAACTACTGCAGAGAAAGTGTGGAAGCAAAAACAAGCAGTCAAGATGCGTGGTCGGGTTTTGATTGTGGAAAAAGTCGGAGAAAAGAATGGGAAAGTCGCCAAAAcggatgaaaacaaaaacagcaataaag ctgcagctcctccaaaTAAAACCTTATTTGTGAGCAATCTGCCTTTCAATGTGCCAGAAAAAAACCTCAAGAATGTCTTTGAGAAAGCCATTAGTATCAATCTGCCTAAAAGCCAAGGCAAACCAAAAAG ATATGCGTTTGTCGAGTTTGCAACTGCGGAAGACGCACATAAGGCCCTGCAGTCATCCCAGAAAGTGACAATTTCAGAAAGGGAGATCAAAGTACAATTCTGCAACAAGGGAGAAGGGGCTGCGAAGGCAAAGG ACTCCTTAAAATCTTTGATCGTAATGGGTCTCGCCGGGAAGACGACTGAGGAGACTCTTAAAAGTGCTTTTGAAGGAGCTTCAAGTGCAAGAGTAGCAATGGATAAAGAGACAGGAGTTTCAAAAAA gTTTGGTTTTGTGGAGTTTGAGAGTGAAGAGAGCTGCAAAGCTTGTAAAGAAGCCATGGAGGACTGTGAGATCGATGGCAGCAAGGTGACGGTGACTTATGCAAAGGTCCAGGCTAGGAAAGGTCCAAAACTCCCCTCCAAGACTCCTCAGGCCCCTGTTGAGAAGCCTGCAGGTGAGGGGGCAGGCAAACgcaaaccaaaaaaaggaaaaaagaaag gTAAAAAACAGGGAGCTGCCGCGCCACAGGAAGCTGTTaaagaagtggaaaataaaggCTAA